A single window of Paenibacillus sp. SYP-B4298 DNA harbors:
- a CDS encoding sensor histidine kinase, whose amino-acid sequence MMNNAVRFLISSLTKKTIIRTIMFSYLIVNILLLLLLGLLSVRDSTKSLTKEVTQSSYKVMEQAARGLSFNLEEATRPLVLLTGHYSVVGMMNPGREMDVEARIQHERNIAEVAFNVSSLQSMVSDVLILGKNGYVNNLDGRQSLRWDYPFTEQAWFRQAISDTPNKGFITLGLHKQDYYLENNISRYNQPTLSIALPVKDYTYRTIGAVIANLDLAKINGMFEFSSYQNNESIFMIDNEQTIIAHKDRSAIGTRLDFSGIQLIYDSDSGSFVTELGGNETLVIFHPTAVQGWRMISTIPMSVIRGQSESLKSNLTGFIYLCLLLNLLISILNTARISRPFGRLLSTLDKIGEDNIYIIRNKYRYRELDVISDKFRELVIRIETLVKQNYQSDIALKEVELKTLQSQINPHFLFNTLQLLQTEIVCGSTEDSNHLVLSLSSLLRYSMKQSEEMVELEQEIQNVRDYLYIVNKKYDDRIDIEFLIPDESILRYRTIKLILQPLIENVVIHGFGENPQSARMTIRVMSVKKGILIVIQDNGKGISRSRTRHLTRQLSQQGFQPDGIGLFNVNQRIRLKFGPDYGLKIRSRQGEFTTVYVVLPRM is encoded by the coding sequence ATGATGAACAATGCTGTCAGATTCTTGATCAGTTCCTTAACGAAAAAAACGATCATTCGAACGATCATGTTCTCCTATTTAATTGTGAACATCCTCCTGTTATTGTTGTTGGGATTGCTGTCCGTTCGGGACTCAACGAAGAGTCTGACCAAGGAAGTCACGCAATCCAGCTACAAGGTCATGGAGCAAGCCGCGCGCGGACTGAGCTTTAATCTGGAAGAAGCGACCCGTCCGCTCGTTCTGTTAACGGGCCATTACTCGGTTGTCGGCATGATGAATCCAGGCAGGGAAATGGATGTCGAGGCGCGCATCCAGCATGAGAGGAATATCGCTGAGGTTGCATTTAACGTATCTTCCTTGCAGTCGATGGTCAGTGATGTGCTGATATTGGGCAAAAATGGCTACGTCAACAACCTGGATGGCAGGCAATCCCTTCGATGGGATTATCCCTTCACCGAACAGGCATGGTTCAGGCAGGCCATCTCGGATACGCCCAACAAAGGATTCATTACGCTGGGTCTCCATAAGCAGGATTACTACTTGGAAAATAATATTTCAAGATATAATCAGCCGACGTTATCGATTGCTCTGCCGGTTAAAGATTATACCTATAGAACGATCGGAGCGGTCATTGCTAACCTGGACCTGGCCAAGATCAACGGCATGTTTGAATTCAGCTCCTATCAAAACAACGAGAGCATCTTCATGATCGATAATGAGCAGACCATCATCGCCCACAAGGATCGTAGTGCCATCGGGACCAGGCTCGACTTCTCAGGCATCCAGCTTATCTATGACAGCGATTCAGGAAGCTTCGTTACCGAGCTGGGTGGGAACGAGACGCTGGTTATCTTCCACCCGACCGCCGTTCAGGGCTGGAGAATGATCTCGACGATTCCGATGTCCGTCATCAGAGGGCAATCTGAATCACTGAAGTCCAATTTGACCGGTTTCATTTATCTTTGTTTGCTGCTCAACCTCCTCATCTCCATCTTGAACACCGCCCGAATATCCCGCCCATTTGGACGACTGCTCTCCACATTGGACAAGATTGGCGAAGACAATATTTATATCATCCGGAATAAATATAGGTATCGCGAGCTGGATGTGATAAGCGACAAATTCAGGGAACTCGTTATTCGGATCGAAACGCTGGTCAAACAAAATTATCAATCGGACATTGCACTGAAGGAGGTAGAGCTCAAGACGCTGCAGTCCCAGATTAATCCGCACTTTCTATTCAACACACTGCAACTGCTGCAAACGGAAATTGTCTGCGGCAGCACGGAGGATTCCAACCATCTGGTATTGTCCTTGAGCAGTCTGCTCAGATATTCCATGAAGCAATCGGAAGAGATGGTGGAGCTCGAACAAGAGATTCAGAATGTGAGAGATTATCTCTATATTGTGAACAAAAAATATGACGATCGCATAGACATCGAGTTTCTGATCCCGGACGAGTCCATCCTCAGGTACAGAACAATTAAGCTGATCCTGCAGCCCCTCATAGAAAACGTTGTGATTCACGGGTTTGGCGAGAATCCGCAGTCAGCCAGGATGACGATTAGAGTAATGAGCGTCAAAAAAGGAATCCTGATCGTTATTCAGGACAATGGAAAAGGAATATCGAGAAGCAGGACCCGTCACTTGACGAGACAATTGAGCCAGCAAGGCTTTCAGCCGGATGGGATCGGTCTATTCAACGTCAATCAGCGCATCCGTCTGAAATTCGGGCCAGATTACGGACTGAAAATCAGGAGCAGGCAAGGGGAATTTACAACCGTGTATGTCGTATTACCCAGAATGTAA